One region of Mugil cephalus isolate CIBA_MC_2020 chromosome 17, CIBA_Mcephalus_1.1, whole genome shotgun sequence genomic DNA includes:
- the plk4 gene encoding serine/threonine-protein kinase PLK4 — MSVSIGDKIEDFKVLTLLGKGSFACVYRAKSVRTGLEVAIKTIDKKAMHKAGMVQRVTNEVEIHCRLKHPSILELYNYFEDSNYVYLVLEMCHNGEMSRYLKEQKMTFSEDEARHFMHQIVKGMLYLHTHGILHRDLTLSNLLLTSNMNIKIADFGLATQLKLPNEKHFTMCGTPNYISPEVATRSAHGLESDVWSLGCMFYAFLMGRPPFDTDTVKHTLSKVVLGEYEMPTHVSLEAQDLIHQLLQRDPTQRPSLSAVLDHPFMTKSLLVRTKELGMGDEGSMDSGIATISTACTSSTSAASSSSRLQRRTRHMIGSALPNRMMPIQSLPRQPDSACFEDGDQWEHQHPPDRFQREGRSRAVNGGESGQPHSRYLRRAHSSDRSSSSAPGQSSGHAELGRCHSEESLTGVGRPIFPMSSTPHPFSEHGRLPSPPVKQSANSGYLSTETLHPPNLQFQDMEGVSNWLNNDVSGQRPTDGSTHSGSGSFHSSRGPLGVHNSWSDKPVGRNVNPHHNQHHPHHLLPSDPDSYRENIPGAEFQPPHSRESKPPASKPSTEKQKKTLRDVVPPLCAARLKPIRQKTKNAVVSVLETGEVCMELLKSQSGQERVKEVLRISGDGLMVTIYQPNGGKGFPVLDRPPAPPEDILICSYEDLPEKYWKKYQYASKFVQLVKSKTPKVTLYTKYAKVMLMENTPNADLEVCFYDGAKTHKTSELVRVVEKSGKSCTVKGEVGLSGLSPESRVYVELSDEGHNMCLSLEAAIAAEEQRSTKNVPFFPITIGRRPASSDSPCSSNPPPPDTTSPLKPPQITPSMISYDGSDFTTASLTKKSSPLRQDLVQSAGKVVKSIFVPNVGWASQLTSGEVWVQFNDGSQLVVQAGVSCISYTSPDGRVTRYKENEKLPEHVKEKLHCLSTILGLLASPSSHHLQPH, encoded by the exons ATGAGTGTATCGATCGGCGATAAAATTGAG gatTTTAAGGTCCTCACCCTCCTTGGCAAAGGCTCCTTTGCATGTGTTTACCGGGCAAAATCGGTGAGGACCGGTCTGGAAGTTGCTATCAAAACG ATCGACAAAAAAGCAATGCACAAAGCTGGCATGGTTCAGCGTGTGACAAACGAGGTGGAGATTCACTGCCGACTGAAGCATCCATCAATACTCGAG CTGTACAACTACTTTGAGGACAGCAACTATGTGTATCTGGTGTTGGAGATGTGCCACAATGGAGAGATGAGTCGGTATCTTAAAGAGCAAAAGATGACTTTCTCTGAGGATGAAG CAAGACATTTTATGCATCAGATAGTGAAAGGAATGCTCTACTTACACACTCATGGCATCCTGCACCGAGATCTGACCTTGTCCAACCTCCTGCTGACCAGCAACATGAACATTAAGATAGCAGACTTTGGCCTGGCCACTCAACTCAAACTCCCAAATGAAAAGCACTTCACCATGTGTGGGACGCCCAACTACATCTCCCCGGAGGTGGCCACTCGCAGTGCCCACGGCCTGGAGTCGGACGTCTGGTCACTGGGGTGCATGTTCTACGCCTTCCTGATGGGTCGCCCTCCGTTCGACACGGACACAGTGAAACACACTTTGTCAAAAGTGGTTCTCGGGGAATATGAGATGCCCACCCACGTTTCTCTTGAGGCTCAGGACCTGATacaccagctgctgcagagagacCCCACCCAGCGGCCCAGTCTCTCTGCAGTACTGGACCATCCTTTCATGACCAAGAGCCTGCTGGTCAGGACCAAAGAGCTGGGCATGGGGGATGAAGGATCCATGGACAGTGGCATTGCCACCATCTCCACAGcctgcacctcctccacctcagccgccagcagcagcagccgcctcCAGAGGCGAACCAGGCACATGATTGGCTCGGCCCTGCCCAATCGCATGATGCCCATTCAGAGTCTTCCACGCCAACCCGACAGCGCTTGTTTTGAGGATGGAGACCAGTGGGAGCACCAGCACCCTCCGGACAGATTTCAGAGAGAGGGCAGGAGCAGGGCGGTTAACGGCGGAGAAAGCGGGCAGCCTCATTCTCGCTATTTGAGGAGGGCTCACTCTTCAGACCGCTCCAGTTCTTCTGCCCCAGGCCAGAGTTCAGGCCATGCTGAGCTGGGGAGATGCCACTCAGAGGAGAGTCTGACCGGTGTGGGACGGCCTATCTTCCCCATGTCCTCCACTCCACACCCATTTTCAGAGCACGGAAGGCTTCCCTCTCCCCCCGTCAAACAGTCGGCAAA ttctgGGTATTTATCCACAGAGACCTTACATCCACCAAACTTGCAATTTCAGGACATGGAGGGAGTTTCAAATTGGCTCAACAATGACG tTTCGGGACAGAGGCCAACAGATGGCAGCACTCACAGCGGTAGCGGCAGCTTCCACAGCAGCAGGGGACCGTTGGGGGTTCACAACTCGTGGTCAGACAAGCCCGTGGGCCGAAACGTGAACCCTCACCACAACCAGCACCACCCGCACCACCTTCTCCCCTCCGACCCCGACTcatacagggagaacataccCGGAGCAGAGTTCCAGCCTCCTCACAGCAGAGAGTCAAAGCCCCCCGCATCCAAACCCAGcacagaaaagcagaagaaaactTTGAGAGACGTCGTCCCACCTTTGTGTGCAGCCAGACTGAAGCCCATCAGACAGAAGACCAAAAATGCTGTT GTGAGTGTCCTGGAAACGGGTGAAGTGTGCATGGAGTTGTTGAAAAGCCAGAGCGGTCAAGAAAGAGTCAAAGAAGTCCTTCGGATTTCCGGTGATGGGTTGATG GTGACAATATACCAGCCTAATGGAGGAAAAGGTTTTCCTGTTCTGGACCGCCCCCCGGCTCCTCCAGAGGATATTCTTATTTGCAGCTACGAGGACCTTCCAG AGAAGTACTGGAAGAAATACCAGTACGCCTCCAAGTTTGTGCAGCTTGTTAAATCCAAGACGCCTAAAGTGACTCTTTACACCAAGTACGCTAAAGTCATGCTGATGGAGAACACTCCCAATGCAGACCTGGAAGTCTGCTTCTACGATG GAGCAAAGACGCACAAGACGTCGGAGCTGGTGCGAGTGGTGGAGAAGAGCGGGAAGTCGTGCACGGTGAAGGGAGAGGTTGGTCTGAGCGGCCTGAGCCCGGAGAGCCGCGTGTATGTGGAGCTCTCTGACGAAGGACACAACATGTGTCTGTCGCTGGAGGCGGCCATCGCAGCAGAGGAGCAGCGCAGCACCAAGAACgtccctttctttcccatcaCTATTGGCAG GAGACCTGCCAGCTCAGACTCCCCGTGCTCATCCAATCCGCCGCCTCCTGATACAACGTCACCTCTGAAACCTCCGCAAATCACTCCTTCA ATGATTTCCTACGATGGCTCAGATTTCACCACGGCCAGCCTCACCAAGAAAAGCTCCCCGCTGCGACAGGACCTGGTTCAGAGCGCGGGAAAGGTGGTCAAGTCCATATTTGTGCCCAATGTTGGATGGGCCTCCCAG CTGACGAGCGGAGAGGTGTGGGTGCAGTTCAACGACGGGTCTCAGCTGGTGGTTCAGGCTGGAGTTTCCTGCATCTCCTACACGTCTCCAGACGGGAGGGTCACCAG GTATAAGGAAAATGAGAAGTTGCCGGAACACGTCAAGGAAAAGCTTCACTGTCTGTCGACCATCCTTGGACTGCTGGCGAGCCCGTCATCACATCACCTGCAGCCTCATTAA
- the hspa4l gene encoding heat shock 70 kDa protein 4L, protein MSVVGIDVGFQNCYIAVARSGGIETVANEYSDRCTPACVSLASKNRMIGNAAKSQVITNFKNTVHGFKKFHGRSFDDPFVQAEKLKLPYSLHKLANGNTGIKVRYLDEDKVFTVEQITGMLLTKLKETSESALKKPVVDCVISVPSFFTDAERRSVFDASQIAGLNCLRLINDTTAVALAYGIYKQDLPTPEERPRNVVFVDMGHSSFQVSITAFNKGKLKVLSTAFDPYLGGRNFDETMVDYFCEEFKGKYKLNVRDNPRAVLRLYQECEKLKKLMSANSSDLPLNIECFMNDIDVSSRMNRTQFEDMCAQYLMRVEMPLKTALEQSKLSRDDIYAVEIVGGATRMPAIKDRISKFFGKDVSTTLNADEAVARGCALQCAILSPAFKVREFSITDVVPFPITLRWKSPTEDGLGECEVFSKNHAAPFSKVITFHKKEPFDLEAFYSSPQDLPYPDHRIGCFSVQNVVPQPDGDSSKVKVKVRVNVHGIFSVSSASLIEKQKGEGEDMQIESEPMVQNESRAEEQTKMQVDQEGQSQGDQQTEDNSKEGAAGEKQDPAAGGSKPKVKVKSIDLPIMANNIRHLDSELLTNFVEYERQMIIQDKLVKEQNDAKNAVEEYVYDLRDKLCGIYEKYITEEDSSRLTLMLEDTENWLYEDGEDQPKQVYEEKLDGLKRSGQPIQDRHREHEDRPRAFEELGKKLQLYMKFVDSYKQKDERFLHLSVEEMSTVEKCVTESMGWMNSRMNAQSKLAITQDPVVKVADIIAKIQELEDVCNPVINRPKPTVEEAPEVNDQNSGAHNGPTAKQGAEGKGDTKGSQQTKPGTKEMEVD, encoded by the exons ATGTCAGTGGTAGGCATTGATGTGGGTTTCCAAAATTGTTACATCGCTGTGGCCAGGAGCGGCGGCATTGAAACCGTTGCCAATGAGTACAGTGACAGATGCACACC GGCTTGTGTGTCTTTGGCCTCCAAAAACCGCATGATTGGAAATGCAGCCAAGAGTCAA GTTATTACAAACTTCAAAAATACAGTCCACGGCTTCAAAAAGTTCCACGGCAGATCATTTGACGATCCATTCGTCCAagcagaaaaactgaaactgcCTTACAGCTTACACAAGCTGGCCAATGGAAACACTGGAATTAAG GTGCGTTATTTGGACGAGGATAAAGTGTTCACGGTGGAGCAGATCACGGGGATGCTGCTCACCAAGCTGAAGGAGACGTCAGAGAGCGCGCTGAAGAAGCCGGTGGTGGACTGTGTCATCTCT GTCCCAAGTTTTTTCACAGATGCTGAAAGACGGTCTGTGTTCGACGCGTCTCAAATTGCAGGGTTGAACTGTTTACGGTTAATTAATGACACCACTGCAG TGGCATTGGCTTATGGCATCTACAAACAAGACCTTCCCACTCCAGAAGAGAGGCCAAGAAATGTGGTATTTGTGGACATGGGACATTCCTCATTCCAGGTCTCCATCACTGCCTTTAACAAAGGCAAACTCAAG GTTCTTTCCACGGCGTTTGACCCTTATCTCGGAGGACGCAATTTTGACGAGACAATGGTGGATTACTTCTGCGAGGAGTTTAAGGGCAAGTACAAGCTCAACGTGCGGGACAACCCGAGGGCCGTGCTGCGGCTGTACCAGGAGTGCgagaaactgaagaagctcatgaGCGCCAACTCCTCGGACCTGCCTCTGAACATCGAGTGCTTCATGAATGACATCGATGTTTCCAGCAGGATGAACAG AACGCAGTTTGAGGACATGTGTGCACAATATCTCATGAGAGTGGAGATGCCGCTGAAGACAGCCCTTGAACAATCAA AATTGAGCCGAGACGATATCTATGCAGTGGAGATAGTTGGAGGAGCAACAAGGATGCCGGCTATCAAAGACAGGATCTCCAAGTTTTTCGGCAAAGATGTCAGCACCACACTCAATGCAGACGAAGCTGTAGCAAGAGGCTGTGCACTTCAG TGTGCAATTTTGTCTCCAGCATTTAAGGTTCGTGAATTCTCCATCACTGATGTAGTTCCCTTCCCCATTACTCTGCGCTGGAAGTCACCAACAGAGGATGGATTGGG GGAGTGCGAGGTGTTCAGCAAGAATCATGCTGCTCCGTTTTCCAAAGTGATCACCTTCCACAAGAAGGAACCCTTTGACCTTGAAGCCTTCTACAGCAGCCCTCAAGATCTCCCCTACCCCGACCACAGGATAG GGTGCTTCTCAGTGCAGAACGTGGTCCCGCAGCCAGACGGAGACAGCTCTAAAGTGAAAGTCAAAGTGCGCGTCAACGTCCACGGCATCTTCAGTGTGTCCAGCGCCTCTCTGATTGAGAAGCAgaaaggagaaggggaggaCATGCAGATTGAGTCGGAGCCAATGGTGCAGAAtgaaagcagagcagaggagcag ACCAAAATGCAGGTGGACCAGGAAGGTCAAAGCCAGGGggaccagcagactgaggacAACAGTAAG GAGGGGGCAGCTGGGGAAAAGCAAGATCCGGCAGCAGGTGGAAGCAAGCCCAAAGTGAAGGTGAAGAGTATCGATCTTCCCATCATGGCCAACAACATTCGACACCTCGACAGTGAACTCCTTACTAATTTTGTTGAGTATGAG CGACAGATGATTATCCAGGACAAACTGGTGAAAGAGCAGAATGATGCTAAAAACGCTGTGGAGGAGTACGTGTATGACCTGCGGGACAAACTTTGCGGGATTTATGAAAAGTACATCACCGAGGAG GACAGTAGCCGGCTGACGCTGATGCTGGAGGACACAGAGAACTGGTTGTATGAGGACGGAGAGGACCAACCCAAACAAGTCTATGAGGAGAAGCTAGATGGACTTaag AGGTCGGGTCAGCCCATTCAGGACCGGCACAGAGAGCATGAGGACAGGCCGAGGGCTTTTGAAGAGCTGGGAAAGAAACTGCAGCTCTACATGAAGTTTGTAGATTCCTACAAACAGAAG GATGAGCGATTCCTACATTTGAGTGTAGAAGAAATGAGCACCGTGGAGAAGTGTGTGACTGAAAGCATGGGCTGGATGAACAGCAGGATGAATGCTCAGAGCAAGCTTGCTATAACTCAAGACCCAGTCGTTAAAGTAGCAGACATCATTGCCAAAATACAG GAGCTGGAGGATGTATGTAACCCAGTAATAAACCGGCCTAAGCCCACAGTGGAGGAGGCTCCCGAAGTGAATGATCAGAACAGTGGAGCTCACAATGGCCCGACAGCTAAGCAAGGAGCAGAAGGGAAGGGAGACACAAAGGGAAGCCAGCAAACAAAACCTGGCACAAAAGAAATGGAAGTGGACTGA
- the chmp3 gene encoding charged multivesicular body protein 3 produces the protein MGLFGRTPEKPPKDLINEWSQKIRKEMRVIDRQIRDIQREQEKVKRSIKDAAKKGQKDVCVILAKEMIQSKRAITKLYASKAQMNSVLLSMKNQLAVLRVAGALQKSTEVMKAMQSLVKIPEIQATMRELSKEMMKAGIIEEMLEDTFESMEDGEEMEEAAEEEVDKILFEITAGALGKAPSKVTDALPEMEPAGATAASEDESEEDIEAMQSRLAALRS, from the exons ATGGGTCTGTTCGGCAGAACACCGGAGAAACCACCAAAAGATCTG aTCAACGAGTGGTCTCAGAAAATTAGGAAGGAGATGAGAGTGATTGATAGACAAATTAGAG ATATTcaaagagaacaagaaaaagttaaaagatCCATTAAAGATGCTGCCAAAAAGGGCCagaaagatgtgtgtgtgatcctCGCAAAGGAGATGATTCAGTCAAAACGGGCAATCACCAAACTTTACGCCTCCAAAGCTCAGATGAACTCTGTGCTGCTCAGCATGAAGAATCAGCTCG ctgTGTTGCGTGTAGCAGGCGCCCTGCAGAAGAGCACAGAAGTCATGAAAGCCATGCAGAGTCTAGTCAAAATCCCAGAGATCCAGGCCACCATGAGGGAGCTTTCGAAAGAGATGATGAAG GCTGGCATCATTGAAGAAATGTTGGAAGACACGTTTGAGAGTAtggaagatggagaggagatggaggaagcagcagaggaggaagttGACAAGATCCTCTTTGAGATCACAGCAG GTGCCCTTGGCAAAGCGCCGAGCAAAGTTACAGACGCCCTCCCCGAAATGGAGCCGGCTGGAGCCACCGCAGCTTCCGAGGATGAGTCAGAGGAGGACATTGAAGCGATGCAGTCGAGACTGGCAGCTCTCAGGAGCTAA